A single window of Kwoniella bestiolae CBS 10118 chromosome 4, complete sequence DNA harbors:
- a CDS encoding 1-pyrroline-5-carboxylate dehydrogenase, with protein MSSSSTAFIVPKIENEFMPTYPPGSAERKAIDEALVEMKKQMPFEVPCVINGKPVRTGDLVKQLTPDSIDTPPLCEYHAATPEVVANAIEGAVKAQKAWAATSWYDRATIFLKAAALVSGKYRTQLIAATMLGQGKNVWQADIDAIAELADFFRFSVKLVDDDYKQQPLITPDDAVNRIEYRPLEGFVLAVSPFNFTAIGGNLVTVPSILGGVCVWKPSPMSTYANYLTHKILLEAGVPGDVIQFVPGDAPKIVDQCLSHRDFAALHFTGSTDVLRSLWTKIGSQMPTYRSYSRIVGETGGKNFHLIHKSADIKATVIHCIRSGFEYCGQKCSALSRLYLPRSLYEAGWLDEFVKQTKEIKVGPVTDHINFTGPVINEASFDRILSIVKQAAEEGGKILAGGLGDKSQGYFVEPTIILTEDPHSLTMKKEIFGPVVTVYVYEDEKWAETCDLIDNTSDYALTGSVFSNDRDALVEASELLRNAAGNLCLNDKTTGAAVGQQPFGGSRGSGTNDKSGTWAHFSRFVVMQSSRTIKENFGADPTDFRHPSNFA; from the exons AtgtcatcgtcatcaacagCGTTTATCGTGCCCAAGATCGAGAATGAGTTCATGCCAACTTACCCTCCCGGGTCGGCTGAGAGAAAGGCTATAGATGAGGCATTagtggagatgaagaagcagatgCCTTTCGAAGTACCTTGTGTGATCAATGGCAAGCCG GTCAGAACCGGGGATCTCGTGAAACAACTCACTCCAGATTCCATCGATACCCCTCCGTTGTGCGAGTACCATGCGGCCACGCCTGAAGTTGTTGCGAATGCCATCGAAGGTGCTGTTAAAGCTCAAAAAGCCTGGGCGGCGACTTCTTGGTACGATCGGGCAACAATCTTCCTGAAAGCTGCCGCACTTGTAAGCGGTAAATATAGGACCCAATTGATTGCCGCAACCATGCTCGGTCAGGGGAAGAATGTCTGGCAAGCGGATATAGATGCGATtgccgag CTTGCGGACTTCTTCAGGTTTTCCGTCAAACTGGTGGATGACGATTACAAACAACAACCGTTGATCACACCTGATGATGCGGTAAA CCGGATAGAATACCGACCTCTGGAAGGATTCGTGCTCGCAGTTTCACCTTTTAATTTC aCCGCCATCGGAGGAAACCTTGTGACTGTCCCAAGCATCCTTGGGGGTGTCTGTGTCTGGAAACCCTCACCGATGTCAACATACGCGAACTATCTCACACACAAGATCCTGCTTGAGGCTGGTGTACCTGGAGACGTCATCCAATTTGTACCG GGTGACGCACCTAAGATTGTCGACCAGTGTCTTTCCCACAGAGACTTCGCAGCATTGCATTTCACTGGGTCAACGGATGTTCTGCGATCTTTATGGACCAAGATCGGATCACAGATGCCGACGTACCGATCGTACTCCAGGATCGTCGGAGAGACAGGCGGTAAAAACTTCCACTTGATCCATAAATCGGCTGACATCAAAGCCACCGTCATTCATTGTATCCGATCTGGGTTCGAATACTGTGGGCAGAAGTGCTCTGCACTCAGTAGGCTGTACCTTCCTCGAAGTCTGTACGAGGCTGGCTGGCTGGATGAGTTCGTCAAGCAAACGAAGGAGATAAAGGTTGGTCCTGTGACCGACCACATCAATTTTACGGGTCCAGTCAT CAACGAGGCGTCATTTGATCGAATTCTGAGCATCGTGAAACAAGCTGCTGAGGAAGGTGGTAAGATACTCGCTGGAGGATTAG GTGATAAATCCCAAGGCTACTTTGTTGAGCCAACGATCATCCTCACGGAAGACCCCCACTCGTTGACCATGAAGAAAGAGATCTTCGGTCCTGTCGTGactgtgtatgtgtatgaaGACGAAAAATGGGCAGAGACTTGCGACCTGATCGACAACACCTCGGATTACGCATTGACAGGTTCAGT GTTCTCGAACGACCGAGATGCGCTTGTTGAAGCTTCGGAACTCTTGCGTAACGCTGCTGGTAACTTGTGTTTGAATGACAAGACCACTGGTGCAGCTGTTGGACAACAGCCATTTGGTGGCTCTCGTGGCTCTGGGACCAACGACAAGTCCGGTACATGGGCTCACTTTTCTCGATTTGTGGTGA TGCAATCCTCTCGAACAATCAAGGAGAATTTCGGTGCCGATCCTACGGACTTTAGACATCCTTCGAATTTTGCATAG